In one Mucilaginibacter ginsenosidivorax genomic region, the following are encoded:
- a CDS encoding ABC transporter permease, translated as MLFLKLFGESFLFAFDALKQNKTRTTLSLLGVTIGIFTIIAVFSAVDTLRNNLQSSVNKLGNNSIYVEKWPWVGGSDFPWWKYLQRPVAKLKDFNELSRRSQTAKALSYEISIDNRTIKYKSNTVDGAQIDAASQDHNKTWNFDFAEGRYFTDMESKTGAPITDIGFDIAQNLFPAGDAVGKQIKVMGRYVTVVGVFSKQGKDMLGISTDKEVLLPLNFAHNLIDIQAENYHPSIIVRGKDGIPTDDVESEIRGLMRSIRSLRPGVEDNFALNRTTMLTQQLDSVFKVLNTGGAIIGLFSMLVGGFGIANIMFVSVKERTNIIGIQKSLGAKNYFILLQFLIESVSLCLMGGLIGLLFVYFLTFGIKAVFDVQVVLGASNIITGLSFSLITGVLSGIIPAYFASILDPVEAIRTN; from the coding sequence ATGCTGTTTTTAAAACTTTTCGGGGAAAGCTTTTTGTTTGCTTTTGATGCGCTAAAACAAAACAAAACCCGCACAACGCTTTCGTTATTAGGGGTAACCATAGGCATTTTTACCATTATAGCTGTATTTTCGGCTGTTGATACCCTGCGAAATAACCTGCAAAGCAGCGTTAATAAGCTGGGCAACAATAGTATTTATGTTGAAAAATGGCCATGGGTAGGAGGTAGCGATTTTCCATGGTGGAAATACCTGCAAAGGCCGGTTGCAAAACTTAAGGATTTTAATGAACTATCCCGCCGTAGCCAAACCGCCAAGGCATTATCTTACGAAATTAGCATTGATAACCGCACCATTAAATATAAAAGCAATACGGTTGATGGGGCGCAAATAGATGCAGCGTCACAAGATCATAATAAAACCTGGAATTTTGATTTTGCCGAAGGCAGGTATTTTACCGATATGGAATCAAAAACCGGCGCGCCCATAACCGATATTGGATTTGATATAGCCCAAAATCTTTTCCCGGCAGGCGATGCAGTAGGTAAGCAGATAAAAGTAATGGGGCGTTATGTTACGGTTGTTGGCGTATTTTCAAAACAGGGAAAAGATATGCTGGGCATATCAACTGATAAGGAGGTGCTTTTGCCGTTAAACTTTGCTCATAACCTGATAGATATCCAGGCCGAAAATTATCACCCGTCAATTATTGTGCGCGGTAAGGATGGTATCCCCACTGATGATGTTGAAAGCGAGATCAGGGGCCTGATGCGTTCAATAAGGAGTTTAAGGCCTGGGGTTGAAGACAACTTTGCGCTTAACCGCACAACCATGTTAACCCAGCAGTTAGATAGCGTTTTTAAAGTTTTAAATACCGGGGGGGCCATAATAGGTTTGTTTTCAATGCTGGTTGGTGGTTTTGGTATAGCTAACATTATGTTTGTATCGGTAAAAGAGCGTACCAATATTATAGGCATTCAAAAATCGCTGGGTGCTAAAAACTATTTCATATTATTACAGTTTTTAATTGAATCTGTATCGCTTTGCCTCATGGGAGGGTTAATAGGCCTGTTATTTGTGTATTTTTTAACATTTGGTATTAAAGCTGTATTTGATGTGCAGGTGGTACTAGGGGCTTCAAATATTATAACTGGGTTAAGCTTCTCGTTGATAACCGGTGTTTTATCCGGGATTATTCCGGCCTATTTTGCATCTATCCTTGACCCTGTGGAAGCGATACGGACTAACTAA
- the queA gene encoding tRNA preQ1(34) S-adenosylmethionine ribosyltransferase-isomerase QueA, with the protein MKLSQFKFNLPESLIAHNPSATRDEARLMVLHKDSGKIEHKIFKDVLDYFDDKDVMILNNTKVFPARLYGNKEKTGATIEVFLLRELNKELRLWDVLVDPARKIRVGNKLYFGDDDLLIAEVVDNTTSRGRTIRFLFDGTDEEFRRNVEILGETPLPKYIKRKATAEDKERYQTIFAKHEGAVAAPTAGLHFSRELMKRLELKGVDFAEVTLHVGLGTFRPVEVEDLTKHKMDSEQFIIEQKQADIVNRGIERKARICAVGTTSMRAIESAVSAGKTLKAANDWTSKFIFPPYDFSIANSMITNFHTPESTLLMMVSAFGGYEHVMNAYEVAVKEKYRFYSYGDAMLII; encoded by the coding sequence ATGAAATTATCTCAATTTAAATTCAATTTACCAGAGTCGTTAATTGCACACAATCCATCAGCTACCCGCGACGAAGCCCGTTTAATGGTATTACACAAGGATTCTGGCAAAATTGAGCATAAAATATTTAAAGACGTACTTGACTATTTTGATGATAAGGATGTCATGATCCTTAACAATACTAAAGTATTCCCTGCCCGTTTGTATGGAAATAAAGAAAAAACAGGCGCTACTATTGAAGTTTTTTTATTACGCGAATTAAACAAAGAACTACGCTTATGGGATGTTCTTGTTGACCCGGCCCGCAAAATACGTGTAGGCAATAAATTATATTTTGGCGATGATGATTTGTTGATTGCCGAAGTTGTTGACAATACCACCTCACGTGGCCGTACCATTCGCTTTTTGTTTGATGGTACCGACGAGGAATTCCGCCGTAATGTGGAGATCCTGGGCGAAACACCGCTGCCAAAATACATTAAGCGTAAAGCTACTGCCGAAGATAAAGAACGTTACCAAACTATTTTTGCCAAACACGAAGGCGCTGTTGCAGCCCCTACTGCCGGTTTGCATTTTAGCCGCGAGTTAATGAAACGCCTCGAACTAAAAGGTGTTGATTTTGCCGAGGTTACGCTGCATGTAGGTTTAGGAACTTTCCGCCCGGTTGAGGTTGAGGATTTAACCAAACACAAAATGGATTCGGAGCAGTTTATTATCGAGCAAAAACAAGCCGATATTGTAAACCGCGGTATTGAGCGCAAGGCACGTATATGCGCTGTTGGTACCACCTCTATGCGTGCCATCGAATCGGCAGTATCTGCGGGTAAAACATTGAAAGCTGCCAACGATTGGACCAGCAAATTCATTTTTCCTCCGTACGATTTTAGCATCGCAAACTCCATGATCACCAACTTCCACACACCAGAATCAACCCTGTTGATGATGGTATCGGCATTTGGCGGTTACGAGCACGTGATGAACGCTTATGAAGTTGCCGTTAAAGAAAAATATCGCTTCTACAGTTATGGCGATGCCATGCTGATTATATAA
- a CDS encoding 2-C-methyl-D-erythritol 4-phosphate cytidylyltransferase, with product MTEANLKSHISNLKSKHVIIVAGGSGTRMQAAVPKQFLLINGLPVLMHTMLAFHNSGVNLDIVLVLHPDFHEYWHQLCKKHSFSIPHLLVAGGETRFHSVKNGLNSIHGDEQTLIAVHDAVRPLTSAFVIQTSYNHAGEHGNAVTAVKSRDSVRRGTTDKSVSLLRDEIYLVQTPQTFKAGLLRKAYEQAFSPNFTDDASVVEQTGIDIQLTEGSHENIKITFPEDIAIAELLLRKKATV from the coding sequence ATGACCGAAGCTAATCTCAAATCTCATATCTCAAATCTCAAATCTAAGCATGTTATTATAGTAGCCGGCGGCTCGGGTACCCGTATGCAGGCGGCGGTGCCAAAACAATTTCTTTTGATTAACGGCCTGCCTGTATTAATGCATACCATGCTGGCATTTCACAATTCCGGCGTTAATCTCGATATCGTACTTGTGCTTCATCCAGATTTTCATGAATACTGGCATCAGCTGTGCAAAAAACATAGTTTCAGCATCCCTCACCTGCTGGTTGCCGGTGGCGAAACCCGCTTTCATTCGGTAAAAAATGGTTTGAATAGTATTCATGGTGATGAGCAGACTTTAATAGCCGTGCATGACGCCGTTCGGCCGCTTACCAGCGCCTTTGTTATCCAAACATCATACAATCACGCCGGCGAACACGGTAACGCGGTAACCGCCGTTAAAAGCCGCGATTCGGTAAGGCGTGGTACTACCGATAAATCGGTAAGTTTATTACGGGATGAAATTTACCTGGTACAAACGCCTCAAACCTTTAAAGCCGGTTTATTAAGAAAAGCTTATGAACAGGCCTTCAGCCCTAATTTTACTGATGATGCCAGCGTTGTTGAGCAAACCGGTATTGATATCCAACTTACCGAAGGTAGTCATGAAAACATCAAAATTACTTTTCCTGAAGACATAGCGATTGCAGAATTACTTTTACGCAAAAAAGCCACCGTATAG
- a CDS encoding cob(I)yrinic acid a,c-diamide adenosyltransferase, with the protein MKIYTKTGDKGFTSLIGGTRVAKYHLRIESYGTVDELNSYIGLIRDQDIAEHDKDILKQIQDRLFTIGSSLAADPEKSKMVIPDLHMEDVELLEQEMDSMNEQLPQLRHFILPGGSNAISFCHIARCICRRAERITVELATGSTVDEKVNIYLNRLSDYLFTLARKIGYDNKVPENQWIPRI; encoded by the coding sequence ATGAAAATATATACTAAAACAGGAGATAAAGGGTTTACATCATTGATAGGCGGTACCCGGGTAGCTAAATACCACCTGCGGATTGAAAGCTATGGAACTGTTGATGAGCTAAACTCGTACATAGGCCTTATTCGCGATCAGGATATTGCTGAACATGATAAGGACATATTGAAGCAGATACAGGACAGGTTGTTTACTATAGGCTCCTCTTTGGCGGCAGACCCCGAAAAGTCAAAAATGGTGATACCTGATTTGCATATGGAAGATGTGGAACTGCTTGAGCAAGAAATGGACAGCATGAATGAGCAATTGCCCCAGCTGCGTCATTTTATTTTACCTGGTGGCAGTAATGCCATTTCGTTTTGCCATATTGCAAGATGTATATGCAGGCGCGCCGAGCGGATAACCGTTGAACTGGCCACCGGGAGTACCGTAGACGAAAAAGTGAATATTTACCTGAACCGGTTGAGCGATTACCTGTTCACATTGGCCCGTAAAATTGGATATGATAATAAAGTGCCTGAAAATCAATGGATACCGAGAATTTGA
- a CDS encoding DUF2795 domain-containing protein, with amino-acid sequence MYWTLELASHLEDAPWPATKDELIDYAIRSGAPVEVIENLQALEDDGEPYENIEEIWPDYPTKDDFFFNEDEY; translated from the coding sequence ATGTATTGGACACTTGAACTTGCATCGCATCTTGAAGATGCCCCATGGCCCGCAACAAAAGATGAATTAATTGATTATGCTATCCGTTCCGGAGCTCCTGTTGAGGTGATTGAAAACCTGCAGGCATTGGAAGATGATGGTGAACCGTACGAAAATATAGAAGAGATATGGCCGGATTACCCGACCAAAGATGATTTCTTTTTTAACGAAGACGAATACTAA
- a CDS encoding lmo0937 family membrane protein produces MRGLLYIIAVILVLGWLFGFFFGHAGNLIHILLVIAIIALLLGVIRRA; encoded by the coding sequence ATGAGAGGCTTATTGTACATTATCGCGGTTATCCTGGTATTAGGATGGCTATTCGGCTTTTTCTTCGGACATGCAGGAAATTTAATTCACATACTTTTGGTAATAGCCATTATCGCTTTACTATTAGGCGTAATCAGGCGGGCCTAA
- a CDS encoding chitinase — translation MKSIILSSKLLFLAASTLVISSVSCGGSTGDKKTQDTTAITATAPKASISSILTEKQFNDLFPQRDKFYTYAAFIKAANELGQVKVKISRRAVSVYQFIRTNKKNGKDSVARQDADWNEEWAKKKPDSVFTVDYGDFCTASAADVNKKELAAFFAQIAHETRHGMNGSYTDGLMLIHEDNTSNVYVSDSDEYPAVKGKKYYGRGPMQLSYNGNYGFASNIIFGNSKILLNTPELVEQDAVIAFKAAIYFWMTPETHKPSAHDVMTGKWQPTANDKANGRTTPGFGMTINIVNGDVECGKGDNFGMTDRIGFYQFFLKKLGITDVNCACSCATMKPYKY, via the coding sequence ATGAAATCGATCATATTATCATCTAAGCTATTGTTCCTTGCTGCCAGCACACTGGTTATATCATCTGTTAGCTGCGGCGGCAGTACCGGGGATAAAAAAACTCAGGATACTACCGCAATAACTGCAACTGCGCCTAAGGCATCCATCAGCAGCATACTTACCGAAAAGCAGTTTAATGATCTTTTTCCGCAGCGCGATAAATTTTATACCTACGCCGCTTTTATTAAAGCGGCAAATGAATTAGGGCAGGTTAAAGTAAAAATATCCCGCCGTGCGGTGTCTGTTTATCAATTTATACGCACCAACAAAAAAAACGGTAAAGATTCTGTGGCACGCCAGGACGCCGATTGGAATGAAGAATGGGCCAAAAAGAAACCCGACAGCGTGTTTACTGTTGACTATGGCGACTTTTGCACTGCCTCGGCAGCCGATGTCAACAAAAAAGAACTGGCAGCTTTTTTTGCACAAATAGCCCACGAAACCCGGCACGGCATGAACGGTAGCTATACCGACGGATTAATGCTGATACATGAAGACAACACATCAAATGTGTATGTATCCGACAGCGACGAATATCCCGCCGTTAAAGGCAAAAAATATTATGGCCGTGGTCCTATGCAATTAAGTTATAACGGAAACTACGGTTTTGCTTCGAACATTATTTTTGGCAACTCAAAAATCTTGCTCAACACCCCCGAACTGGTAGAACAAGATGCGGTGATAGCTTTTAAAGCTGCCATATATTTTTGGATGACACCCGAAACCCATAAGCCATCGGCCCATGATGTTATGACCGGCAAATGGCAACCAACCGCTAATGATAAGGCAAATGGCCGTACTACTCCCGGCTTTGGCATGACTATCAATATTGTTAACGGCGATGTGGAATGTGGCAAAGGCGATAACTTCGGAATGACAGATCGTATTGGTTTTTACCAGTTCTTTTTAAAGAAGCTCGGCATCACCGATGTAAATTGCGCCTGTTCATGCGCTACAATGAAGCCATATAAATATTAA